From Tindallia magadiensis, a single genomic window includes:
- a CDS encoding (2Fe-2S) ferredoxin domain-containing protein — MTIIHVCVGSACHLKGSYNVISAMQEMITQHGVGDQVEAKALFCMDQCGESVSVRIGNEEAVYSLTENEVEGFFAEQIVPRFKK, encoded by the coding sequence ATGACCATTATTCATGTGTGTGTAGGAAGTGCTTGTCATCTTAAGGGTTCTTATAATGTTATCAGTGCCATGCAGGAAATGATCACCCAGCACGGAGTGGGTGACCAGGTGGAAGCCAAAGCCTTGTTTTGTATGGATCAGTGTGGCGAGTCCGTATCTGTGAGAATTGGCAATGAAGAAGCCGTGTACTCGCTTACAGAAAACGAGGTTGAAGGTTTCTTTGCCGAGCAGATCGTGCCACGATTTAAAAAGTAA